The genome window AGCGAGCAGGAACAGCACGATCTGGTTCGGCAGGCCGAACAGGGTGCCCATGTGCAGCTGGATCATCCATGCGGTGGCCTGTGCCGCCAGCGGCCAGTCGGCGAAGTCGAGCCGGGAAGAGACCTTCCCGGTGGCCCAGTCGACAGCGATGGCGTTGTTGGCGAGCCGCCAGGAACTCCGGTTCTCGGTGACAGACCAGGCCGCCCCCTCGGCGGTCGGCGGCGTGAGCGTCATCGGAGTGCGCAGCTCCTGACGTGCGGTCGCCGCAACACGGTCGATGGAGCCGGCGTTGAGTCCGCTGACCCGCACCGGGGACATGGACGCCGTGGCGTGGTCCGCATGTCCGGCGTGGCCGGTGGACCCCGCAGCGGCAGTCGTCTGTGCCCCCGGAAGGTCGGTGGAGACCGACGGTGTCGTCCAGTGCAGATTCGCGCGGACCTCACTGATGTTCGCGCCGGCGAACGTCGACCAGGTCAGGCCGGTGATCGTGAGGAACACCAGGCCAACGGCGACAACAGTCCCGGTCGCCCCGTGGCGTCGCATCATCCGGGTGCGGCCCTTCCCGTCACGGCGCAGCATGCCTTTCATCCGGGAGCCGGCCGACCCCTTCCGCTGCCGCTGCCACAGAACGACGACGCCGCCCACGGCAAGGACGCCGAGCCAGCTGGCCGCGAGTTCGGAGTACAGGCGTCCGCCCTCCCCGAGCCACAACATGCGGTGCCCCTCGCTCAACCACTGACGCAATGGAAGGGCCGCCGAGCTGCCGTACTGGGTGCTGTCGCCGGCCACCTCACCGGAGTACGGATCGATGAAGACCGCACGCAGGGTGGATTCCGGCAGTGTCGGGTCGGTGAACAGGACGCGGGTGGTCTGCTCGGCGTCCCCGAGTCGGATCCCGGCGAGCGCCAAGTCGGGGTACTTCTCCTGCGCCGTCGCAACCTGGGCGCTCACCGGTTCGGCGGTCGGGTGCTCTTCCGTCGCCGAGGCGGTGAGCATGTCGTGGTAGGCGACCTGCTCAACGGTCGGCGCGACCGCGTAGAGCAGTCCGGTGACCGCGGCAACGAGGATGAACGGGGCGCAGAAGATGCCCGCGAAGACGTGCAGTCGGGTGAGCAGCCGTGGAGTCTGCCGGTTGGGGCGGGGCGCCGGGGCGGCAGCGGACGCCGGCCGGGCACCGGGCCGGGGTTGTTGTGTTGTTGTCGTCACAGCGCAGATAGTCGTTCAGACGGCGGGGAAAGTTCCGGGTGCTGTCCAGGAGTTTTCCAGCAATTGTCCGAGAACTTTCGGGGTACTTTCCGGGAAAGTTCCGGGAACTTTCCGGCTCTTCAACCGACTATTCTTAATGGAGGGGCAGGAACCCCCTGCCCGCGACTCCCTGACCGAGAGGACTACCATGAAGACCTTCATGACCCGCCGAGGCGCTGCCCTGGCGCTCGCCGCCACCGTCTCCCTGACCCTGGCAGCGTGCAGTGACGACGATTCGGACGATGCCGCACAGACGACCACGGCCACCGACAGCACCACCGGCGCGGGCGAGACCACGGGCGCCGTCGCTGAGCAGGGAGCCGTCACCCTCGAGGACGGCTATGTCGCGGCAAAGGGCACCGACAAGGACATGACTGCCGTGTTCGGCGTCCTCACGAACCACACCGACCAGGACATCCATCTCACGAAGGTCACCGGATCGCTGCCGGGCACGTATCAGTACCACGAGGTCGTCGACGGTGCGATGCGCGAAACCTCCGACGGACTCACGGTCCCCGCGAACGGCACCCTGGAGCTGGCCCCCGGCGGTTACCACATCATGATCATGGACAACTCCGATGAGATCGCTGCCGGGGACGTGCTCACCCTCACCCTCACGGCCGAGGACGGGACGACCTATGAACTGACCGACATTCCGGTGCGCGTCCAGCAGTCGGGCCACGAGGACTACAGCACCGACGAGACGGACACCGACGATATGAGCGGTATGGACATGGGTGGCGACGAGGCCGACAACTGACCCGTGCTCAGTGCGCGTGCGTCCCGCCGAGATGGTGCAGCAGCCGGTGGACCCGCTCGTCGGTCAACGCATAGCGCATCATCCGGCCGTCCCGGGTCGCGGTGACGATCCCCGCGGTGGTCAGCAGGCGCAGGGCGGCGGACGCCGTGGCCGTCTTCACCCCGGCACGGTCGGCGAGTTCGGACATGGACAGCGTCCCCGGCCCCTCGTAGTGCAGCAGGGTGAGCAGGCGTAGGCGGGTGGGGTCGCCGAGGAGACGGAAAGTCTCGGACCAGTCATCGGACAGGGCACAGAGCTGCGCTGGCGCGTCCTGCGCCGACCCGTGACCGTGCACCTGGTCGTCCTGCGCGTGTGCGTCCCTGCTGGTCATGGTTCCGTACTGTAGTGCGGCCGAAGACATCGCGCGTCCCACTGCAACAACACGGGGTACCGGAGGGGCCTGCTGCCCCGGACCGGCCGTCGCCGGGCCAGCCAGCAGGCGCGTCCGTCCGGTCGCACCGTCGACGGCCTCAGGTCCTGGCGATGACGAGATAAGCCAGGTAGGCGACATAGAGCAGGACGAGCACGCCACCTTCCCGCCGGGTGATCCGGTGCCCGGACCGGCACATCGCGACGACCAGCGCAGACACCCCCGTCATCACCAGCATGTCCACGTACAGCACCTCGTCCGGGACCGGGACCGCCGACGGTGCGACGAGCACGGTGAGACCGAGAATGAAGACGATGTTGTACACACTGGACCCGATGAGGTTGCCGATCGCCATGGACGCCTGACCCCGCACCGTCGCCACCATCGCGGTCACCAGTTCCGGGGCGGACGTACCGACCGCCACGATGGTCAACCCGATCAGGGTGTCCGAGACACCCAGTTCCGTGGCGATCTCCACCGCACCGGTGACCAGTCGATCCGCACCGATGATGACCAGGACGATGCCACCGACGAGGTAGCCGATGTCGCGCAGCAACTGGCCACGCCGTGATGCGGCGGTATCAGCGGGGAGACTGTCGCCGACGTCCGGCAGGGGCAGCGTCGCCTCCTGGTCGCTGGCTCCGCTCGCCTCGGGTACAGGTTCGCGGCCCCGGACCCGGCGCGTATGGCGCAGGATCAGCCAGGTGTAGACCACGCCGACAACGACCAGGACCATCCCCGCTGGACGGGCGAGGCTGCCGCCGAGGGAGAGCACGAACAGCAGGACGGCGACGCCGGCCACGACCGGGAGGTCCAGGCGCAACATCTGCCGGCTGATGAGCACGGGGTGGAGGACTGCCGTGAGCCCGAGGATGAGCAGCAGGTTGACGATGTTGGTGCCGACGATGTTGCCGGTGACCAGGCCAGGACTGTCACGGAAGACCGCGTCGATCCCGACGGCAAGCTCCGGCATGCTACTGCCGATCGCCACGACGGTGAGGCCGACAACCATCGGCGGAATTCCCATCCTCCCGGACAGGGCGGTGGCGCCCCGGACCAGGAGTTCCCCGCCGACGACAAGGACCGCGAAGCCGAGGAGAAGCAGGAGCCAGCTCATGGGTCCCCACCCTAGCGTGAGCAGCTGGGCAGCGATCCCCCTGTACCCCGAGCATGGGACGCTGCGCTCTCCTCCCGCTACCGCCGACCACTGCGCCGGGGACATGGGCCGGGGACATGGGCCGGTGTTTCGCACCGGTAAAATCTCATTCAAACAGTCCATTGAATATGCGATCGGCAGGACACGGCCGGTAGCGTGAGCCCCTGTGACCTCCACCGCCGACGTCCTCGGTCTCCGCGCCGCCCGTCGCCGCGCCCTGGCCTGGGTCACCGCCCTCACCCTGGCGCTCCTGGTCACGCTCATGATCAGCGTGGGATTCGGGGCGGTGAGCGTCTCGCCGACGGACTCCCTCCGGATCATCAGCCACCACCTCGTCGGCACCGCGCTGGACGCGTCAGACGGTGACCTCTTCCGGCACGACGCCGTCATCTGGACCATCCGCACCCCGCGTGCCGTCCTTGGCGCGTTCGTCGGCGCAGGCCTCGCCGTCGCCGGTGTGATCCTGCAGGCCACCGTCCGCAATATCCTCGCCGACCCCTACGTCCTCGGCGTGAACTCCGGCGCCTCGGTCGGTGCCGCCGCCGCGATCCTCACCGGCATCGGCGCCGGTTTCGGGGACTATGCACTGCAGACCAGTGCATTCCTCGGGGCGACGGTGGCGTCCTTCGGGGTCTTCGGCGTCTCCCGCGCAGGTGGACGGATCACCCCGACCCGCCTGATCATGGCCGGCGTCGCCGTCGGC of Corynebacterium terpenotabidum Y-11 contains these proteins:
- a CDS encoding PepSY-associated TM helix domain-containing protein, whose translation is MTTTTQQPRPGARPASAAAPAPRPNRQTPRLLTRLHVFAGIFCAPFILVAAVTGLLYAVAPTVEQVAYHDMLTASATEEHPTAEPVSAQVATAQEKYPDLALAGIRLGDAEQTTRVLFTDPTLPESTLRAVFIDPYSGEVAGDSTQYGSSAALPLRQWLSEGHRMLWLGEGGRLYSELAASWLGVLAVGGVVVLWQRQRKGSAGSRMKGMLRRDGKGRTRMMRRHGATGTVVAVGLVFLTITGLTWSTFAGANISEVRANLHWTTPSVSTDLPGAQTTAAAGSTGHAGHADHATASMSPVRVSGLNAGSIDRVAATARQELRTPMTLTPPTAEGAAWSVTENRSSWRLANNAIAVDWATGKVSSRLDFADWPLAAQATAWMIQLHMGTLFGLPNQIVLFLLAAAIIVMVVRGYAMWWMRRPRGPQGQSRRNLLPASPPRAGWGRPTVGTLILGVALVVYGVIAPVFGVTCLAFILLSALWDLGRRGLARSAGAAGTVFPRG
- a CDS encoding copper chaperone PCu(A)C, whose amino-acid sequence is MKTFMTRRGAALALAATVSLTLAACSDDDSDDAAQTTTATDSTTGAGETTGAVAEQGAVTLEDGYVAAKGTDKDMTAVFGVLTNHTDQDIHLTKVTGSLPGTYQYHEVVDGAMRETSDGLTVPANGTLELAPGGYHIMIMDNSDEIAAGDVLTLTLTAEDGTTYELTDIPVRVQQSGHEDYSTDETDTDDMSGMDMGGDEADN
- a CDS encoding ArsR/SmtB family transcription factor, translating into MTSRDAHAQDDQVHGHGSAQDAPAQLCALSDDWSETFRLLGDPTRLRLLTLLHYEGPGTLSMSELADRAGVKTATASAALRLLTTAGIVTATRDGRMMRYALTDERVHRLLHHLGGTHAH
- a CDS encoding calcium/sodium antiporter, whose product is MSWLLLLLGFAVLVVGGELLVRGATALSGRMGIPPMVVGLTVVAIGSSMPELAVGIDAVFRDSPGLVTGNIVGTNIVNLLLILGLTAVLHPVLISRQMLRLDLPVVAGVAVLLFVLSLGGSLARPAGMVLVVVGVVYTWLILRHTRRVRGREPVPEASGASDQEATLPLPDVGDSLPADTAASRRGQLLRDIGYLVGGIVLVIIGADRLVTGAVEIATELGVSDTLIGLTIVAVGTSAPELVTAMVATVRGQASMAIGNLIGSSVYNIVFILGLTVLVAPSAVPVPDEVLYVDMLVMTGVSALVVAMCRSGHRITRREGGVLVLLYVAYLAYLVIART